The proteins below are encoded in one region of Myxococcales bacterium:
- a CDS encoding OmpA family protein produces the protein MRTSVFVLSLLCLSTSARADEPWLLKGDLMAALPMSSPQKDWFGPGGSIGVGVYKPLTHWLVPGLKLRTGILLDGDPNTNLRNPGAGTWAMLNLNVRIRPFSSAEQVHRAVGPWIEVGGGGGLTGDVLRPDLEAGLGWSFKVGSLRMGPALRYVQIIDSQESLDSRDARLLLAGLEITLFDAESEVVEQVVEQAPPDRDKDGVPDDADKCPDTPEDLDRFEDEDGCPDDDNDQDKILDKNDSCPNRPEDYDNFLDEDGCPDPDNDQDGINDEDDQCPNDRETINGVDDHDGCPDEGLVELVEDRVILEERVLFDLNRSRVKSRAKPVLDAIVHLWKQHPEWTELRIEGHADAQGADDFNQELSERRAKNVMEALVHRGIPANIIEAEGYGSERLRDKGTTPEAHQRNRRVEFVVVQGIKKKKAVEANTNAKETDTSGDW, from the coding sequence ATGCGTACTTCCGTTTTTGTGCTTTCTTTGCTCTGCCTTTCTACCTCCGCCCGGGCTGATGAGCCGTGGCTGCTAAAAGGGGATCTCATGGCGGCGCTACCCATGTCGAGTCCACAAAAAGACTGGTTCGGACCAGGTGGCTCAATAGGCGTAGGTGTGTACAAGCCATTAACGCATTGGCTTGTGCCGGGCTTAAAATTGCGTACTGGAATACTTCTGGACGGCGATCCAAACACCAATTTACGAAACCCGGGCGCCGGAACTTGGGCGATGCTCAACTTGAATGTACGCATCCGTCCTTTTTCATCGGCGGAGCAGGTGCACCGTGCCGTTGGACCATGGATTGAAGTGGGTGGCGGCGGCGGCCTAACCGGCGATGTGCTGAGGCCCGATCTTGAAGCCGGTCTTGGCTGGTCGTTCAAAGTTGGCAGCCTGCGCATGGGACCCGCCCTTCGCTATGTTCAGATCATCGATTCTCAAGAAAGCCTGGATTCACGGGATGCGCGGCTCTTGCTGGCTGGTCTTGAAATCACTTTGTTTGATGCAGAGAGCGAAGTAGTAGAGCAAGTTGTCGAGCAAGCACCGCCGGATCGAGATAAAGATGGTGTTCCAGACGACGCGGACAAATGTCCAGATACGCCCGAAGATCTCGACCGTTTTGAAGATGAAGACGGTTGCCCCGACGACGACAACGACCAAGATAAGATTCTCGACAAGAACGACTCCTGCCCAAATCGTCCTGAAGACTATGACAACTTCTTAGACGAGGACGGTTGCCCCGATCCCGATAACGATCAGGACGGAATCAACGACGAAGACGATCAGTGTCCCAACGACAGAGAAACAATCAATGGCGTAGACGATCATGACGGCTGCCCAGATGAAGGGCTTGTCGAGTTAGTTGAAGACCGTGTCATCCTTGAAGAACGTGTCTTGTTCGATTTGAATCGCTCGCGAGTAAAAAGCCGTGCAAAGCCTGTGCTTGATGCCATCGTTCACCTTTGGAAACAGCATCCCGAATGGACTGAATTGCGCATTGAAGGGCACGCTGATGCTCAAGGCGCCGATGACTTCAACCAAGAGTTGAGCGAACGCCGAGCAAAGAATGTGATGGAAGCGCTTGTACACCGCGGCATTCCTGCCAACATCATCGAAGCCGAAGGCTATGGTTCAGAACGTTTAAGAGATAAAGGCACGACACCAGAAGCACACCAACGCAACCGGCGTGTTGAGTTTGTTGTCGTACAAGGGATAAAGAAAAAGAAGGCAGTCGAAGCGAATACAAACGCTAAAGAAACCGATACCTCAGGAGATTGGTAA
- the hutU gene encoding urocanate hydratase — MSQIQSDVKSSRVIRAPRGSELSCKAWPQEAALRMLMNNLDPEVAERPADLIVYGGTGKAARSWEAYDVIVRELRALESDETLLVQSGKAVGKFKTHPDAPRVLLANSLLVPAWANWDEFRALEALGLTMFGQMTAGSWIYIGTQGILQGTYETFVAAAKEHFQGSWQGRWILSAGLGGMGGAQPLAATMAGASFLGVEVDETRVKRRLDTAYVDRATKSLDEALRWIEEATKNKQALSVALIANAADVYPELLKRGVLPDFVTEQTSAHDPLNGYVPPGYSVEEAAVLRKKDPEDYVSRARVGMAKEVNAMLDMQKQGVFACDYGNNIRAEAMKAGADRAFDIIGFVPAYVRPLFCEGKGPFRWAALSGDPQDIAVTDEAVKELMPEDTMLHRWLDMAKERIHFQGLPSRICWLGYGDRHRIGLRFNELVKQGKLKAPIVIGRDHLDCGSVASPNRETEAMKDGSDAIADWPILNALINTCCGASWVSVHHGGGVGMGYSIHAGMVVVADGSDDAARRLERVLTSDPGMGVIRHADAGYDIAIRTAREKGVHVPHLLADKP; from the coding sequence ATGAGTCAGATTCAGTCCGATGTAAAGTCTAGTCGTGTGATTCGAGCGCCGAGGGGCAGTGAGCTTAGTTGCAAGGCCTGGCCGCAAGAGGCGGCGTTGCGCATGCTTATGAATAACTTGGATCCGGAGGTCGCTGAACGACCTGCCGATCTTATTGTCTACGGTGGTACCGGAAAAGCAGCGCGTTCGTGGGAGGCTTACGACGTCATCGTACGGGAACTGCGAGCGCTTGAGAGTGATGAAACTTTGCTTGTGCAATCGGGCAAAGCAGTCGGTAAGTTTAAAACCCATCCAGATGCACCGCGTGTTCTTCTTGCAAACAGTTTACTTGTGCCTGCTTGGGCAAACTGGGATGAGTTTCGAGCACTCGAAGCCCTCGGCCTTACGATGTTCGGTCAAATGACGGCGGGCTCATGGATTTACATTGGCACTCAAGGAATTTTGCAGGGTACCTATGAGACCTTTGTGGCCGCGGCAAAAGAGCACTTTCAGGGATCTTGGCAGGGGCGCTGGATCCTTTCCGCGGGGCTTGGCGGTATGGGAGGAGCACAGCCTCTTGCAGCGACGATGGCAGGGGCAAGCTTTTTAGGTGTCGAAGTCGATGAAACGCGTGTTAAACGTAGACTGGATACGGCTTATGTTGATCGCGCTACCAAGTCTTTAGACGAAGCGCTCCGGTGGATAGAAGAGGCGACGAAGAACAAGCAAGCTCTTTCTGTGGCGCTCATTGCCAACGCTGCAGACGTGTACCCCGAGTTGCTCAAGCGCGGCGTGTTGCCTGATTTTGTGACGGAGCAAACTTCCGCACACGATCCTTTGAACGGTTATGTTCCTCCAGGCTATAGCGTAGAGGAAGCTGCTGTACTGCGGAAAAAAGACCCTGAGGATTATGTTTCACGAGCACGAGTCGGTATGGCCAAGGAAGTCAACGCCATGTTGGACATGCAAAAACAAGGCGTCTTCGCGTGTGATTACGGTAACAATATCCGCGCTGAAGCCATGAAAGCTGGTGCCGATAGGGCTTTTGACATCATTGGTTTTGTTCCGGCCTATGTCAGACCGCTGTTTTGTGAAGGCAAGGGTCCATTTCGCTGGGCAGCGTTGTCGGGTGATCCGCAGGATATCGCAGTCACCGATGAAGCCGTCAAAGAACTCATGCCAGAGGATACGATGCTACATCGTTGGCTCGATATGGCCAAAGAACGCATTCACTTTCAAGGGCTACCCTCGCGGATTTGCTGGCTGGGCTATGGCGATAGGCATCGCATTGGCTTGCGATTCAACGAGCTTGTTAAACAAGGCAAACTCAAGGCCCCGATTGTAATTGGCAGAGACCATCTCGACTGCGGTTCAGTGGCTTCCCCGAACCGCGAAACGGAAGCGATGAAAGACGGCTCTGATGCGATTGCCGATTGGCCTATCCTCAATGCACTCATCAACACCTGTTGCGGTGCAAGCTGGGTCAGCGTTCATCATGGTGGCGGGGTTGGCATGGGCTACTCGATTCATGCTGGCATGGTGGTTGTTGCCGATGGTAGTGATGATGCCGCGCGCCGTCTTGAGCGTGTCCTTACAAGCGATCCTGGCATGGGAGTGATACGACATGCGGATGCTGGTTATGACATCGCAATCCGTACCGCCCGTGAAAAAGGTGTTCATGTGCCTCATTTGCTAGCAGACAAGCCATGA
- the glk gene encoding glucokinase, with protein MRVLAGDIGGTKTLVAVFETQDGKHQSLEKLRVQRFASAEHPGLESILENFLSSETIGFDAAAFAVAGPVHDEVCKATNLPWIVDGNLIAKKFGIPRVHLRNDFGAVAFGVQHLKSDEVEVIQSGVSDPHGMRAVIGAGTGLGQALLAPCDGKWNVIENEGGHTDFAPRNELEIGLLRFMLKRHKRVSWERLVSGPGLLALYDYLVEAGEIDSHPAVEAAKGHADPSEIMGKAALERNDPACRRVVDLFLELYGAEAGNLALKCLPTGGLFIAGGIAPKLLPILKGPFLPAFMNKGRMSPLLEDVPIYVVKKPDIGLWGAAAIALEPNA; from the coding sequence ATGAGAGTATTGGCAGGAGACATCGGTGGCACTAAAACATTAGTTGCTGTTTTTGAGACACAAGATGGCAAGCACCAGAGCTTAGAGAAGCTTCGAGTGCAGCGCTTCGCCAGCGCTGAGCATCCAGGGCTCGAATCGATTCTTGAAAACTTTCTTTCTAGCGAGACAATCGGCTTCGATGCTGCTGCGTTTGCAGTAGCTGGTCCTGTGCATGACGAAGTATGCAAGGCGACAAATCTGCCTTGGATTGTCGATGGTAATCTCATCGCAAAGAAGTTTGGAATACCGCGTGTTCACCTGCGTAACGACTTTGGAGCAGTAGCCTTTGGGGTTCAGCATCTTAAATCCGATGAGGTTGAGGTCATTCAGTCGGGGGTTTCCGATCCTCATGGTATGCGAGCTGTAATTGGCGCGGGTACGGGTTTAGGACAAGCTCTTTTGGCTCCTTGCGATGGCAAGTGGAACGTCATTGAGAACGAGGGTGGTCATACTGATTTTGCCCCCCGTAACGAGCTCGAAATAGGATTGCTGCGCTTTATGCTGAAAAGGCACAAGCGTGTTTCCTGGGAACGTCTGGTTTCGGGTCCAGGACTTTTGGCTTTATATGACTATCTTGTCGAAGCCGGCGAAATAGACAGTCATCCAGCTGTCGAGGCGGCAAAAGGCCATGCCGACCCTTCGGAAATCATGGGTAAGGCCGCTCTTGAGCGAAATGATCCGGCTTGTCGTCGGGTGGTTGACTTGTTTTTGGAACTGTATGGAGCCGAAGCTGGCAATCTTGCGCTGAAATGCCTTCCCACAGGCGGCCTGTTTATTGCTGGTGGTATTGCCCCGAAACTACTACCTATTTTGAAAGGACCTTTTCTTCCCGCATTCATGAACAAAGGTCGGATGAGTCCATTACTGGAAGATGTGCCGATCTATGTAGTAAAAAAGCCCGATATCGGATTGTGGGGGGCTGCGGCAATAGCGCTTGAGCCTAATGCATAA
- a CDS encoding imidazolonepropionase yields MRSELDFLIVNARVVSCTAPSGAARNDLGIIDKGAVGIKAGVIAFVGTHHEALSLRTKQKLDVKGRVVLPGLIDPHTHAVFEGSRIDEFARRKSGEDYLSISKSGGGIQSTVRATRQASPELLLKSAKRRLSAMLRHGVTTVEVKSGYGLDVPSELKLLAVAKKLSGAPQTLATFLGAHVIPEEYCDEPEVYVDLICETLIPKIAKEKLASSCDVYLDDGAYSYEQAERIWQSAVAHGLKAKGHVGQFSDQRGAELLARFSALSADHLEHVSDDDLAAMGKAGVVAVLLPGAWLTLGQQPPDVERMRYYGVKLAIGSDCNPGTSPCTDLPLCAAIAVRQCAMSLEEAILAMTEVASKAVGIATIGKICIGNQADLAIYDSDDPRLLAYALGDVKARYVFINGQLVNTNDG; encoded by the coding sequence ATGAGATCAGAGCTTGATTTTCTTATTGTCAACGCGCGCGTTGTTAGCTGTACTGCGCCTTCTGGAGCTGCAAGAAATGATCTTGGCATCATTGATAAGGGAGCCGTAGGCATCAAGGCCGGTGTGATTGCTTTTGTGGGCACACATCACGAAGCCCTGAGCCTGCGAACGAAACAAAAGCTCGATGTAAAGGGGCGGGTGGTGCTTCCTGGTCTAATCGATCCGCATACGCATGCTGTGTTTGAAGGTAGCCGTATCGATGAGTTTGCTCGGCGTAAATCGGGTGAAGATTACCTCAGCATTTCGAAAAGCGGCGGCGGGATACAATCGACTGTTCGTGCAACGCGGCAAGCGAGTCCGGAGTTGCTCCTGAAAAGTGCGAAGCGCCGGCTGAGCGCTATGCTGCGGCATGGTGTAACCACAGTTGAAGTTAAAAGCGGCTATGGCTTGGATGTGCCTAGTGAACTAAAACTTCTTGCCGTCGCAAAAAAACTTTCAGGAGCTCCACAAACATTGGCGACTTTCCTCGGCGCACACGTGATTCCGGAGGAGTACTGCGACGAGCCTGAGGTTTATGTTGATCTTATCTGTGAGACCCTGATCCCCAAGATTGCAAAAGAGAAGTTAGCTAGTAGCTGCGATGTTTATCTTGACGATGGTGCGTACAGTTACGAGCAGGCTGAACGCATATGGCAGAGTGCGGTGGCACATGGTTTAAAAGCAAAGGGGCATGTTGGTCAGTTTAGTGACCAGCGAGGCGCAGAGTTGCTTGCACGGTTCAGCGCGCTTAGCGCGGATCATTTAGAGCATGTGTCCGATGATGATTTAGCGGCCATGGGTAAAGCTGGCGTGGTGGCTGTTCTTCTTCCAGGTGCATGGCTCACGCTTGGGCAACAGCCGCCCGATGTTGAACGCATGCGTTACTATGGTGTGAAGCTCGCGATTGGCAGCGATTGCAACCCTGGAACCAGTCCCTGCACGGACTTGCCTTTGTGTGCTGCAATCGCGGTGAGGCAATGCGCGATGAGTCTCGAAGAAGCAATTTTGGCCATGACAGAAGTGGCATCAAAAGCCGTTGGAATTGCCACAATTGGCAAGATTTGCATAGGAAACCAGGCAGATCTGGCAATTTACGATTCCGATGATCCCCGCCTCCTCGCCTACGCTTTGGGTGATGTCAAGGCACGCTATGTCTTCATAAACGGTCAACTTGTAAACACTAATGATGGATAG
- a CDS encoding ParA family protein translates to MVDQGKSRHFCSTTCRAIATNHVAAPTIKRRSQRIAVFNHKGGTAKTTTAVNLAAGLAERGQNVLLIDADGQGNVGAALGIHGERNLYHCLVQGVSPADVAIPVRKNLDVVTSNEMLAAAELYLANQPNRHRIMRERLSQGVSDYDTIVLDCAPALSLMNQNALMYADSVVVPVSCDYLALVGVKQVLRTIKSVRQAFGHELDLLGVLPTFFDVRNRICRDSVDALTKHFKERCLPPIRVNTRLREAPSVKQTIFEYAPDSSGVTDYLSLVQHIFDLQNPQHVNHHYVAASVATAAMPQVTVTGFLVPTV, encoded by the coding sequence ATGGTCGATCAAGGAAAAAGCCGGCATTTCTGTTCGACAACCTGTCGAGCTATTGCGACCAATCATGTTGCAGCACCTACCATCAAACGCCGCTCTCAACGCATCGCAGTCTTCAACCATAAAGGCGGAACAGCTAAGACAACCACTGCGGTCAACCTTGCTGCCGGTCTAGCTGAACGCGGTCAGAATGTTCTTTTGATTGACGCTGACGGCCAAGGGAACGTGGGAGCAGCCCTCGGTATTCATGGTGAGCGCAATCTCTATCACTGTCTGGTTCAGGGCGTTTCTCCAGCAGATGTAGCCATTCCGGTCAGAAAAAATCTCGACGTCGTTACCTCCAACGAAATGTTGGCAGCAGCTGAGCTTTACCTGGCCAACCAACCGAATCGTCACCGCATCATGCGCGAGCGTCTCTCTCAAGGGGTGTCGGACTACGATACAATAGTCTTGGACTGTGCGCCGGCGCTTTCCTTGATGAACCAAAACGCACTAATGTACGCCGACAGCGTGGTGGTACCCGTTTCCTGCGATTACCTTGCCCTTGTGGGTGTTAAGCAAGTGCTTCGAACAATCAAGAGCGTGCGCCAAGCCTTTGGGCATGAACTTGATTTGCTAGGCGTACTTCCCACCTTCTTTGATGTACGAAATCGTATTTGCCGAGATTCTGTTGACGCACTTACCAAACATTTCAAAGAACGGTGTCTACCTCCCATTCGTGTCAACACTCGATTGCGAGAAGCTCCAAGCGTTAAGCAAACGATTTTTGAATATGCTCCCGATAGCTCAGGTGTAACTGACTATCTTTCCTTGGTTCAGCATATCTTTGATTTGCAGAATCCACAGCACGTCAATCATCACTATGTAGCAGCTTCTGTCGCTACGGCAGCCATGCCACAAGTCACTGTCACGGGTTTTCTAGTTCCAACGGTATAG
- a CDS encoding chorismate mutase — translation MPKKLSDLRVALDELDQKLLETLAKRELISVDVARIKSGGKQPLRDRVREQEIVDRLIEKGKREGLDASFVKRVYNEILDHSVRLQQSLLVNNPSSSTGRDGSRAVVAFRGGEASYTYLAAVRHFGVRGNDVSYEGFKTAQEVVSAVQSGDADYAVLPMENTAAGAFSDAYEVLEKTDLKIVGEELQRLDHCLITLENIPLHRIRRIYSPPQAFEHCRSFLSTMNDCRLEAYPDTALAVRRVRDDEDLSQAAIAGEEAAKLYGLPILKRDISDRKELFTRMVIVAKDEVRVETNVPCKTSVIFSTDHEEGALSKCLGVLAKYGCNLTKIESRPRPETPWEYLFYLDFEGGKDKHSVDDALQAMKKYTKKLKKLGSYPSQSRIDAEAVR, via the coding sequence TTGCCTAAAAAATTATCCGATCTTCGAGTGGCTCTCGATGAACTTGATCAAAAACTTCTTGAAACGCTTGCTAAAAGGGAGCTCATCAGTGTTGACGTCGCGAGAATAAAGAGTGGTGGAAAGCAACCGCTTCGTGATCGAGTTCGTGAACAAGAAATCGTTGACAGGCTCATCGAAAAAGGGAAACGAGAGGGCTTGGATGCGTCATTTGTTAAACGCGTCTACAACGAGATACTTGATCACTCTGTTCGACTGCAGCAAAGCCTCTTGGTCAACAATCCAAGTTCATCAACGGGGCGCGATGGATCGCGGGCTGTTGTTGCTTTTCGAGGAGGCGAAGCTTCCTATACTTATCTAGCAGCAGTGCGCCATTTTGGGGTGAGGGGAAACGACGTTTCGTACGAAGGTTTTAAAACCGCGCAAGAAGTCGTATCGGCCGTGCAGTCTGGTGACGCAGACTATGCTGTGCTTCCTATGGAGAATACAGCAGCTGGCGCATTTAGCGATGCCTATGAGGTTTTAGAAAAAACGGATTTGAAGATTGTAGGAGAAGAACTGCAAAGACTCGATCACTGTCTTATCACCTTAGAAAATATCCCTCTTCATCGTATTCGCCGGATTTATTCGCCGCCTCAGGCGTTCGAGCATTGTCGAAGCTTTTTGTCGACAATGAACGATTGTCGTCTTGAAGCGTATCCGGACACCGCCCTTGCGGTAAGAAGAGTGCGTGACGATGAAGATCTTTCTCAGGCCGCGATTGCTGGTGAAGAGGCAGCAAAACTATACGGTCTTCCGATTTTGAAACGAGATATTTCTGATCGCAAAGAACTGTTTACACGTATGGTAATCGTCGCAAAAGACGAAGTGCGTGTTGAGACAAATGTTCCTTGCAAGACTTCGGTTATTTTTTCAACGGATCACGAAGAGGGAGCTCTTTCGAAGTGTTTGGGTGTCTTGGCCAAGTATGGCTGTAATCTCACTAAAATAGAATCACGACCACGACCTGAAACTCCTTGGGAGTATCTCTTCTACCTTGATTTTGAAGGTGGCAAAGACAAGCATTCCGTTGATGATGCGTTGCAAGCAATGAAAAAATATACGAAAAAATTAAAAAAGCTTGGCAGCTATCCGTCGCAGAGCCGTATTGATGCTGAAGCTGTCCGATGA
- a CDS encoding SDR family NAD(P)-dependent oxidoreductase has protein sequence MVQTKPKHEVVLVTGASSGLGLALSKLLLSTTEHKLILTARESSLPRFEEQGIQQSERVWLRPLDILDNIQRRAIVREAESKLGGITVLVNNAGLAYRSVVEHVTEEERLAQLGVNFCAPMEMTRLVLPTMRDKRHGRIINVSSVGGMMAMPTMATYSASKFALEGASEALWYEVKPWNVFVTLIQPGFIHSGSFQNTRRTHASHISENSELDAYHRHYQFMGPFIAKAMDFALATPEKVAAKIAKTIEQRRPPLRVPATIDAHLFALLRRVLPRGIYHQLLYCALPSIHKWGPSR, from the coding sequence TTGGTTCAAACGAAACCCAAACACGAAGTTGTTTTGGTCACCGGCGCAAGTAGCGGTCTCGGACTTGCCCTAAGTAAGTTACTGCTCTCGACCACTGAACATAAGCTGATTCTAACCGCACGCGAATCCTCTTTACCGCGCTTTGAAGAGCAGGGAATACAGCAAAGCGAGCGAGTGTGGCTGAGGCCGTTGGATATTTTGGACAACATTCAACGCCGAGCTATCGTGCGAGAAGCCGAAAGCAAACTTGGCGGCATTACGGTTTTGGTCAACAACGCAGGCCTAGCCTATCGCTCGGTAGTCGAGCATGTCACCGAAGAAGAACGTCTTGCACAACTCGGCGTAAACTTCTGTGCACCCATGGAGATGACTCGCTTAGTTCTTCCAACGATGCGTGACAAACGCCATGGACGCATTATCAACGTTTCTTCCGTGGGCGGCATGATGGCCATGCCTACCATGGCCACCTACAGCGCTTCGAAGTTTGCGCTTGAAGGCGCCTCCGAAGCGCTATGGTATGAAGTAAAACCTTGGAATGTTTTTGTCACTCTGATTCAGCCGGGTTTTATTCACTCCGGCTCGTTTCAGAACACGCGCCGCACCCACGCCAGTCATATTTCAGAGAACAGCGAACTCGACGCCTACCACCGGCACTATCAATTTATGGGTCCTTTTATAGCCAAAGCCATGGATTTTGCGCTTGCAACGCCCGAGAAGGTCGCCGCCAAGATCGCGAAAACCATTGAGCAGCGCAGACCACCACTACGGGTGCCTGCCACGATCGATGCCCATCTTTTTGCCCTCTTACGACGGGTCCTGCCCCGAGGCATCTACCACCAACTGCTCTATTGTGCCCTGCCCTCCATCCATAAATGGGGCCCTTCTCGCTAA
- a CDS encoding ABC transporter permease/substrate-binding protein, producing the protein MDNLFSQLPSYLSGHLSLTLTALLAGSCLSLPLGILATRAKWMERLFIGVASEVQTTPSLALLALMVPLLAFFALPNIGFLPAVIALTLYSILPILLGTVTAINGLDPAVLEAARAVGMSEWQSLRWVQLPLALPVIIAGIRTSAVWVVGTATLGTLVGATSLGNYILSGLQTQNYKSVLLGVGVAWTLVHVLDGIVRIFEKAVSKRSRSLLAVGVIAIVGLYGYTVSIIDVASAENGVREIKIGTKMFTEQHILGQILTQQIENQSDYKVRTLESLGTTVIFNALRSGSIDAYVSYTGTIWANHMKRSDRPQDRVSLRKEVKAYLKDEQGIVLLCPLGFENSYGLALRKDQALRLGLQTISELSTLSESLSVSGDHEFFARPEWERLREVYGLQFKQIRGMDSSLMYKAAANGSVDVIAAFTTDGRIDAFDLVLLRDDRQAFLPYDAIIMVNHALTDEAPGVVELLIGLCGSMNSEQMRRLNLSVDDGELEPEEAAKAFLDDMQ; encoded by the coding sequence ATGGACAATCTTTTTAGTCAACTGCCGTCCTATTTGTCGGGTCATTTATCGTTAACGCTCACAGCCCTTTTAGCAGGAAGCTGTCTTAGTTTGCCCTTGGGTATCCTTGCAACGCGGGCCAAGTGGATGGAGCGGCTGTTTATCGGTGTAGCAAGTGAAGTGCAGACAACGCCGAGTTTAGCGTTGCTTGCCTTGATGGTTCCTTTACTGGCCTTTTTTGCACTGCCCAACATTGGTTTTCTGCCGGCGGTGATTGCACTGACGCTCTACAGTATTCTTCCTATTTTGCTAGGCACGGTTACTGCTATCAATGGCCTCGATCCTGCTGTGCTTGAGGCTGCGCGAGCTGTTGGTATGAGCGAATGGCAAAGCTTGCGTTGGGTGCAATTGCCCTTGGCTCTGCCAGTCATCATTGCTGGCATTCGTACATCTGCGGTATGGGTTGTTGGTACCGCTACTCTTGGAACACTTGTTGGAGCAACCAGCCTTGGCAATTATATTTTGTCGGGCCTTCAAACACAAAACTACAAGTCGGTGTTGCTCGGGGTGGGTGTGGCCTGGACACTCGTTCACGTGCTTGATGGCATTGTGCGAATTTTTGAAAAGGCAGTAAGCAAGCGAAGCCGTAGTTTGCTTGCTGTGGGTGTTATCGCAATCGTTGGACTATATGGTTACACTGTTTCGATCATTGATGTAGCGAGTGCTGAAAATGGTGTTCGCGAAATTAAGATCGGTACAAAAATGTTTACCGAACAACACATTCTTGGCCAGATTTTAACACAGCAAATTGAAAACCAGAGCGACTATAAAGTGCGAACACTTGAGTCCTTGGGCACGACCGTGATTTTTAATGCGCTACGCTCGGGATCAATCGATGCTTATGTATCGTACACAGGTACAATTTGGGCCAACCATATGAAACGCAGCGACCGACCCCAAGACCGCGTGTCTTTGCGAAAAGAAGTCAAAGCGTATTTAAAGGACGAGCAGGGCATTGTGTTGCTGTGTCCGTTGGGCTTTGAAAACAGTTATGGGCTTGCCCTGCGAAAAGATCAGGCTCTGCGCTTGGGGCTGCAAACCATCAGTGAGCTTTCCACGCTTTCTGAAAGCCTGAGTGTATCTGGTGATCATGAGTTTTTCGCACGACCGGAGTGGGAACGGCTTAGAGAGGTCTACGGACTTCAGTTTAAGCAGATTCGCGGTATGGATAGCTCTCTTATGTATAAGGCGGCGGCGAATGGTTCTGTGGATGTGATTGCTGCGTTTACAACGGACGGACGGATTGATGCATTTGATCTTGTGCTACTGCGAGACGATCGGCAAGCCTTTTTGCCTTACGATGCGATCATCATGGTAAACCATGCCCTAACGGATGAAGCTCCCGGCGTGGTTGAATTGCTCATAGGGCTGTGCGGATCAATGAATAGCGAGCAAATGCGAAGGTTGAATCTCAGTGTCGATGACGGTGAACTTGAACCTGAAGAGGCAGCCAAAGCCTTTCTCGATGATATGCAATAA